The following are from one region of the Acidobacteriota bacterium genome:
- a CDS encoding SEL1-like repeat protein: MELSLIKLQESSLGRLYGERRRRIRHKLHSPVYASFNGPNAGMVLDLNELLDLSEDGFAVQTNTRLEVNRSLTLSLDLPETKAYVHGDGQVVWNDSTGRAGIRFSGLTEQSQKVLKEWLLVNLLVASMKNQARTAPSTAVAEKRLPVPGLVPPPASPVAVPDLSGMLSAVEAVRREVRAKADDFNAALHLIAERALSLTGATGAALAFLTDDKMSCRASVGDPALPLGTAVDVKQGITGECIRAGRMVACEDVETDSRVDREICQEMGIGSILATPIVADFKVVGLLEVFSPLPHAFTHVHETALDRLVELVPKSSSPALPALSPVAQVAVPAVVESYPESYPTTGTVRGAVWEQEREAQEPLRGVPVRRSQIYLLGLVALTLAMLALVSGVFVARRYGAQIEKWWPGMSAAGTQIAVGGGPVKAASRQITPAMPFGELQRLAEQGEEDAQYELGVRYRNGDGIPQDHAQAAKWIERAAEQGHLSSQRAMGSTYWAGRGVPRNLSKAYFWSALAARQGDDISLSQMQGLVLQMTPAQVAEAQSQADNWLNEHHVARAATK, from the coding sequence ATGGAATTGAGCCTCATCAAACTGCAGGAATCGTCACTTGGTCGCCTGTACGGCGAACGCAGGCGACGCATTCGCCACAAACTCCATTCTCCGGTCTACGCAAGTTTCAACGGTCCAAACGCGGGCATGGTGCTCGACCTGAATGAACTCCTGGATTTGAGTGAAGATGGTTTTGCAGTGCAGACGAATACTCGGTTAGAGGTCAACCGATCCCTTACTCTTTCGCTCGACCTTCCTGAAACCAAAGCATATGTCCACGGCGATGGGCAAGTTGTGTGGAATGATTCCACCGGTCGCGCGGGGATACGATTTTCTGGGCTTACCGAGCAATCGCAGAAAGTTCTCAAAGAATGGCTGCTGGTGAATCTGCTGGTTGCGAGCATGAAGAATCAGGCTCGCACCGCTCCCAGTACTGCGGTCGCGGAGAAGCGGCTTCCCGTACCGGGTCTGGTCCCGCCGCCGGCGTCACCTGTGGCAGTTCCGGACCTGAGCGGAATGTTGTCGGCGGTGGAAGCGGTGCGCCGCGAAGTGCGTGCGAAAGCCGATGACTTTAACGCAGCACTCCATCTCATCGCAGAACGCGCTTTGAGTTTGACTGGAGCCACCGGCGCTGCGCTGGCATTTCTTACAGACGACAAGATGAGCTGCCGCGCGAGCGTCGGCGATCCTGCGCTGCCGTTGGGTACTGCGGTCGACGTAAAACAGGGAATCACAGGTGAATGCATTCGCGCGGGCCGGATGGTGGCTTGCGAGGACGTGGAGACGGATTCGCGCGTGGATCGTGAGATCTGCCAGGAGATGGGAATTGGCTCGATCCTGGCGACGCCGATCGTGGCTGATTTCAAGGTGGTCGGTCTGTTGGAAGTTTTCTCTCCTCTTCCCCATGCATTCACTCATGTCCACGAGACAGCATTGGACAGGTTGGTCGAGCTTGTTCCCAAGTCTTCTTCGCCAGCTCTTCCCGCACTGAGTCCGGTGGCACAAGTTGCTGTGCCGGCTGTCGTCGAGTCCTATCCCGAGTCCTATCCAACGACCGGCACTGTCCGCGGCGCGGTTTGGGAGCAGGAGAGGGAAGCGCAGGAGCCTCTGCGAGGAGTGCCTGTACGACGATCGCAAATCTACCTGCTGGGCTTGGTGGCTCTGACACTAGCCATGTTGGCATTGGTTTCGGGAGTTTTTGTGGCTCGTAGGTACGGCGCCCAAATTGAGAAATGGTGGCCCGGCATGTCAGCCGCGGGTACGCAAATTGCGGTCGGAGGCGGCCCGGTCAAGGCGGCCTCCAGACAAATTACTCCCGCTATGCCTTTTGGCGAACTGCAGAGGCTCGCCGAGCAGGGCGAAGAGGATGCGCAATATGAATTGGGCGTGCGCTACCGCAATGGTGATGGCATCCCCCAAGACCACGCTCAGGCGGCGAAATGGATTGAACGGGCGGCGGAGCAAGGGCACCTGAGCTCGCAAAGAGCGATGGGTTCTACTTACTGGGCCGGACGAGGAGTTCCCCGAAATCTGTCGAAGGCGTATTTCTGGTCCGCTCTGGCTGCCAGGCAAGGGGATGACATTAGCTTGTCTCAAATGCAAGGGTTGGTTCTCCAGATGACTCCAGCGCAAGTTGCGGAAGCGCAGAGTCAAGCCGACAACTGGCTTAATGAGCATCACGTGGCCAGAGCGGCAACGAAGTAG
- the bglX gene encoding beta-glucosidase BglX encodes MRLPCESRSSFVARLIIVSLLALLTLPLSFGQKAPKAQDLLKQMTLQEKIAQLSQLPGFPMPGFEQTLNESPEAIVRKYGAGSVLWLPDAKEINRWQHIAVDESRLHIPILFGLDVIHGYHTIFPAPLAMASSWDPKMVEAVQTIAARDARAVGIQWTFAPMVDIARDARWGRMVEGAGEDPYLGAAMARAQVLGFQGTQLGALDRVLTSVKHFAGYGAADGGRDYDSSYIPEELMWNLYLPPFKAALDAGAGTVMSAYMDLNDVPASGNRWLLHDVLREAWNFKGFVVSDAFAVHSLITHGYARDGQDATYRAFSAGLNMDMASGTYLKFMADEVQKKRISTKEIDDAVLPILEAKIRLGLFEHPYVDESRIDQALNTPDHAQQARLAVQRSVVLLRNQDNLLPLDKSGAQIKSIAVIGPLADAETDLLSMWGAIAKPGPTVSLLKGISDKAGSAIHVEFAHGPNLHRAIPSPFENLPMSEMKEQPAQKDDEIKKSIDDAVALARRSDLAVLVLGEIDLMSAESASRSSLRLSGGQQELLEAVSATGKPVVLVLVNGRPLDISWAAEHVPAILEAWYPGSQGGNGIADVLFGDANPAGHLPVSWPRSTGQVPIYYNHNRTQNPEDDPEFTSRYWDIPSTPLYPFGYGLSYTTFSYDNLKLSQSSAKVGSKIEVSVDVTNTSNRAGDAVAQLYIHQRAGSASRPVRQLKGFQRVNLAAGAKQTLHFTLGPDELQFWSPVSKKWVVEPEQFDVWAGGDSTAKLHGEFRLTE; translated from the coding sequence ATGCGTCTGCCTTGCGAATCCAGGTCGTCCTTCGTTGCGCGCTTAATTATTGTTTCCCTACTCGCGTTATTGACCCTTCCCTTGTCGTTTGGGCAGAAGGCGCCGAAGGCTCAGGACCTGCTGAAGCAGATGACACTCCAGGAGAAGATCGCGCAACTTTCCCAGTTGCCGGGCTTTCCGATGCCGGGCTTCGAGCAGACGCTCAACGAATCACCCGAGGCCATTGTCCGAAAATACGGGGCTGGATCGGTCCTATGGCTACCCGACGCCAAGGAAATCAACCGCTGGCAGCACATCGCGGTCGATGAATCGCGCCTGCATATTCCAATCCTGTTTGGACTGGACGTGATCCACGGTTATCACACGATCTTTCCGGCCCCGCTCGCGATGGCTTCGTCTTGGGATCCGAAAATGGTTGAGGCCGTGCAGACGATTGCTGCCCGGGATGCCCGCGCCGTTGGCATTCAGTGGACCTTCGCTCCCATGGTCGACATCGCGCGCGACGCCCGCTGGGGCCGCATGGTCGAAGGCGCAGGGGAGGATCCGTATCTTGGTGCAGCAATGGCGCGAGCGCAGGTTCTCGGTTTTCAGGGCACGCAACTCGGCGCGCTCGATCGGGTACTGACCTCCGTGAAGCACTTCGCCGGCTACGGGGCCGCGGATGGCGGGCGCGACTACGACTCGTCGTACATACCAGAAGAACTGATGTGGAACCTGTATCTGCCTCCGTTTAAGGCGGCCCTCGACGCAGGCGCGGGAACCGTGATGAGCGCCTACATGGATCTGAATGACGTGCCTGCGAGCGGAAACCGCTGGCTGCTCCATGACGTATTGCGCGAGGCATGGAACTTCAAAGGCTTCGTAGTCAGCGACGCGTTTGCCGTTCATAGCCTGATCACGCACGGCTATGCCCGCGATGGGCAGGATGCCACCTACAGGGCATTTTCTGCCGGCCTCAATATGGACATGGCCAGCGGAACCTATCTGAAATTTATGGCTGATGAAGTCCAGAAAAAGCGCATTTCGACGAAGGAGATCGACGATGCCGTTCTGCCCATTCTCGAGGCCAAGATCCGCCTGGGATTGTTCGAGCATCCCTACGTGGATGAGTCCCGCATCGATCAGGCCCTGAACACTCCCGACCACGCCCAACAGGCGCGCCTCGCCGTACAGCGGTCGGTGGTGCTGTTGCGCAACCAAGACAACCTTCTCCCGCTCGACAAGAGCGGCGCCCAGATCAAGTCGATTGCCGTCATCGGCCCGCTCGCCGATGCGGAAACTGATTTGCTCTCAATGTGGGGAGCGATAGCCAAGCCCGGCCCCACGGTCAGTCTTCTAAAAGGGATCTCTGACAAAGCCGGAAGCGCCATTCATGTGGAATTTGCGCATGGACCAAACCTTCACCGCGCGATTCCCTCGCCATTTGAAAACCTGCCGATGTCGGAGATGAAGGAACAGCCTGCACAGAAAGACGACGAGATTAAGAAGTCCATCGATGACGCAGTGGCGCTTGCCAGGCGAAGTGATCTGGCCGTGCTGGTGTTGGGCGAGATTGATCTGATGAGCGCCGAATCTGCGTCGCGGTCTTCGCTCAGACTCTCGGGCGGACAACAGGAACTACTGGAAGCGGTCTCCGCAACCGGCAAACCCGTGGTGCTCGTGCTCGTTAACGGACGGCCACTCGACATCTCCTGGGCCGCGGAGCACGTACCAGCAATTCTTGAGGCCTGGTATCCCGGAAGCCAAGGTGGAAACGGCATTGCCGACGTTCTCTTCGGAGACGCCAACCCTGCCGGACACCTACCCGTCAGCTGGCCGCGCAGCACCGGGCAGGTTCCTATTTACTACAATCACAATCGCACCCAGAATCCCGAAGATGATCCAGAATTCACTTCTCGCTATTGGGACATCCCAAGCACTCCGCTCTATCCATTCGGATATGGCCTCAGCTACACGACCTTCTCATACGACAATCTGAAGCTAAGCCAGTCCAGCGCTAAGGTTGGAAGCAAAATCGAAGTTTCGGTGGATGTGACGAACACCAGCAACCGCGCCGGAGATGCGGTCGCGCAACTCTACATTCACCAGCGTGCCGGGAGTGCATCACGTCCGGTTCGCCAATTAAAGGGCTTCCAGCGAGTGAACCTCGCGGCCGGCGCAAAACAGACGCTCCATTTCACACTCGGTCCCGACGAACTTCAGTTCTGGAGTCCCGTGTCAAAGAAATGGGTAGTTGAACCCGAACAGTTCGACGTGTGGGCAGGCGGAGATTCAACCGCCAAACTGCATGGCGAATTTCGTCTGACGGAATAG
- a CDS encoding DUF885 domain-containing protein, whose protein sequence is MKTPRLLWIALLAISFAPVAHADVLDDLARDFWAWRAVEMPVSTDDIPRLERPVAWVPDWSPSKVALYRKQAAEFESRWKQIDASNWPVPRQVDYRLIGSAIARAHWELEVLRSWQRNPRFYVDQTVGAYFDHILQPPPFSADRGASIVAILKATPATLDNARKNLTGTVRPFAELSVNALNDVRPSVLASVRELKPLLDANSQQQIDAAAESAVQALEQFREWLGGNLPSMSTQTAVGAAEYVYFLKNVALLPYTPQQLLDIGKNEWARSVSFQTYEEHRNQVAADMPLIPTIEAEIAHERQDEESIRQYLQDKHILSVPAWLQHYTYQAMPAYMKPLEDAGEADDFTGPSRLKENCVRYMNPPSKDLGYFSLADAKDPRIGIVHEGVPGHYFQLAISWAHPDPIRRHYYDSGANEGIGFYSEEMLLDAGLFDNSPRSREIVYNMVRLRALRVEVDVKLALGEFTIAQGAEYLQKTVPMDSHTAHAEAAFFASSPGQAISYQIGKTQILRFLAEARRQQGEKFDLQAFHDFVWLNGNVPIALQRWEYLGLKDDLDAAARQ, encoded by the coding sequence ATGAAAACGCCTCGCCTGCTGTGGATTGCGTTACTGGCCATCTCGTTTGCACCTGTGGCGCATGCCGACGTGCTCGACGATCTAGCCCGAGATTTCTGGGCTTGGCGCGCCGTCGAGATGCCAGTTTCCACCGACGACATTCCACGTCTTGAACGGCCGGTGGCGTGGGTTCCGGACTGGTCTCCATCCAAGGTTGCGTTGTATCGCAAGCAGGCCGCGGAATTTGAGAGCCGATGGAAACAGATCGACGCCTCTAACTGGCCGGTGCCGCGCCAGGTGGACTATCGCTTGATCGGTTCTGCAATCGCCCGGGCGCATTGGGAATTGGAAGTGTTGCGCAGTTGGCAGCGCAATCCTCGTTTTTATGTCGATCAAACGGTAGGCGCGTACTTCGATCACATCCTGCAACCACCGCCGTTCAGTGCTGATCGCGGAGCTAGCATTGTAGCCATCCTCAAGGCGACGCCGGCCACGCTCGATAATGCTCGCAAGAATCTGACAGGGACTGTGCGGCCCTTTGCCGAACTGTCGGTAAATGCGCTGAACGATGTAAGGCCTAGCGTGCTCGCCTCGGTCCGCGAACTGAAGCCGCTGCTGGATGCGAATTCCCAGCAGCAGATCGACGCGGCTGCCGAATCTGCCGTGCAGGCGCTGGAACAATTCCGCGAGTGGCTCGGCGGAAACCTGCCGTCAATGTCAACACAGACAGCGGTCGGCGCGGCAGAGTACGTCTATTTCCTGAAGAACGTCGCCCTGCTTCCGTATACGCCGCAGCAACTCCTCGACATTGGCAAGAATGAGTGGGCCCGGTCCGTGTCGTTCCAGACCTATGAGGAGCATCGCAATCAGGTCGCAGCGGACATGCCGCTCATTCCGACCATTGAAGCGGAAATTGCGCACGAAAGGCAAGATGAAGAGTCCATTCGGCAGTATCTGCAAGACAAGCACATCTTGTCGGTCCCCGCATGGCTGCAGCACTACACCTACCAGGCGATGCCCGCGTACATGAAGCCGTTGGAAGACGCCGGCGAGGCCGATGATTTCACTGGACCGAGCCGCCTGAAAGAGAATTGCGTTCGGTACATGAATCCGCCGAGCAAGGATCTCGGATATTTTTCCCTGGCGGATGCCAAAGATCCGCGTATCGGGATTGTTCACGAGGGCGTGCCGGGGCACTATTTTCAGCTCGCGATTTCGTGGGCGCATCCTGATCCTATTCGACGCCACTACTACGATTCCGGCGCGAACGAGGGCATCGGATTCTATTCGGAGGAGATGCTGCTTGATGCGGGATTGTTTGATAACAGCCCACGTTCGCGCGAGATTGTGTACAACATGGTCCGTTTACGGGCGTTGCGCGTTGAAGTGGACGTGAAGCTGGCTCTCGGCGAATTCACGATTGCGCAGGGCGCGGAGTATTTGCAGAAGACCGTTCCGATGGATTCACACACAGCACATGCCGAAGCGGCTTTCTTCGCATCGTCACCCGGGCAAGCGATTTCCTATCAGATTGGGAAAACGCAAATTCTGCGATTTCTAGCGGAGGCGCGTCGGCAACAGGGTGAAAAGTTCGACTTGCAGGCGTTTCACGACTTTGTGTGGCTCAATGGCAACGTGCCGATCGCGCTGCAGCGCTGGGAGTATCTGGGGCTGAAAGACGATCTGGACGCGGCGGCCCGACAATAG
- the amrS gene encoding AmmeMemoRadiSam system radical SAM enzyme, with product MATLRDLLDVRVREADSHLVEKLDRNRVRCYACGHCCPIPEGHPGVCKVRFNRGGTLYVPWGYVGGVQCDPIEKKPFFHAYPGALAYSFGMLGCDLHCSYCQNWVTSQALRDPNAVSPPLTATPEMLVQDALEQGAKVLVSTYNEPLITSEWAAAIFRAAREAGLVTGFVSNGNGTPQVLEYLGPWIDLYKVDLKSFDDRHYRQLGGRLQPILDTIRRLYEMGIWLEIVTLLIPGFNDSDDELRRLAEFVTSVSPDIPWHVTAFHKDYKMTSPDDTRAEDLLRAAAIGDEAGLRYVYAGNLSGQVEDLENTCCPGCGEMLIQRDGYLIEEYHLTPEGNCPFCHVAIPGRWSPQFDGQIADRPFLPRRRTQLVKILTRP from the coding sequence GTGGCCACCCTCCGCGACCTCCTCGATGTGCGCGTTCGAGAGGCCGATTCCCACCTGGTTGAGAAGCTTGATCGCAATCGCGTGCGCTGTTACGCGTGCGGACATTGTTGCCCGATCCCCGAGGGACACCCTGGCGTCTGCAAAGTTCGCTTTAATCGCGGTGGCACTCTCTACGTGCCGTGGGGATATGTGGGCGGAGTACAGTGTGATCCGATTGAGAAAAAGCCATTCTTTCATGCGTATCCCGGAGCGCTCGCCTACAGCTTCGGCATGTTGGGATGCGATCTGCATTGTTCCTACTGTCAGAATTGGGTGACCTCGCAGGCGTTACGAGATCCGAATGCGGTTTCCCCGCCGCTCACAGCGACTCCTGAAATGCTCGTGCAGGATGCCCTGGAACAGGGCGCGAAGGTGCTGGTCAGCACCTACAACGAACCGCTCATTACGAGCGAGTGGGCGGCCGCAATTTTTCGTGCGGCCCGCGAGGCCGGACTGGTGACCGGATTCGTTTCGAATGGGAATGGCACGCCGCAGGTGCTGGAATACCTGGGTCCGTGGATTGATCTCTACAAGGTCGACCTGAAGAGCTTTGACGATCGTCACTATCGCCAGCTCGGCGGGCGCCTGCAACCGATTCTCGACACGATTCGCCGGCTCTACGAAATGGGTATCTGGCTCGAGATTGTGACGCTGCTTATCCCTGGCTTCAACGACAGCGATGACGAGCTACGGCGACTGGCGGAATTTGTGACCAGCGTCTCGCCGGATATTCCGTGGCATGTGACTGCATTTCACAAGGACTACAAGATGACATCGCCGGACGATACGCGCGCGGAAGACCTGCTGCGCGCCGCGGCGATCGGGGATGAAGCTGGTTTGCGATATGTGTATGCCGGCAACCTTTCCGGGCAGGTCGAGGATCTGGAAAACACCTGTTGCCCCGGCTGCGGCGAAATGCTGATTCAGCGCGATGGATACCTGATCGAGGAATATCACCTGACGCCGGAAGGGAATTGCCCATTTTGCCACGTGGCGATTCCCGGTCGCTGGTCTCCCCAGTTTGATGGCCAGATTGCGGACCGTCCTTTTCTTCCACGCCGGAGGACGCAATTGGTTAAAATCCTCACTCGACCTTAA
- a CDS encoding S9 family peptidase, which translates to MRTSILVLGSLLASVLLFGQDAKPKLTFDEFFNSVSFNSVRVSPDGNAVAFETDKADWDQQIYRSELWLYRINGNGGTLIQLTQSGHDSSPQWSPDGQWIAFVSERKIGGGKDAEGDDKEKEISQLYLISPNGGESFAVTSSEEEVHAFAWAPDSKAIYFSTREPWTKDQTDAHKKDWKDVVRYRGDERGDVIFRIGIEEALARHAALGVKETKDSDKDSGATPGAVVVARSPWRTGQIVIARDGSKLAFLGTSVSERNEKVEDYEIYLVNLGGNGETTPSRLTHNESVETSLDWAADSRHLFFHSSLGAVEGKYQDPQPRLYWVDSASGEVQRWFGDYKGEVVQYTPMPDGSVLCACRIGTEVQLQSQANPKAAIVKRDGWAGTYGDPATARQSQRIAFLYSAIERPTEVYVADGPDKLAQARPITAFNKLFTERDLPKAKPYRWTSDDGTQIEGMLMYPPGKFEAKNLPMFTLIHGGPQDADGNHFEADWYQWDRLAATQGWLVFEPNYRGSTGYGDKFALDISPEIVSKPGRDILTGVDALVKDGIADANRLAVGGYSYGGYVTNWLITQTTRFKAAVTGAGAVEHVANWGNDDTGFDDVWYLGGHAWEVPDRYRSEAAIYLIDKVRTPTHMVGGSDDIRVAVSENYLLDRALHELNVPSDLLIFPGEGHSLSKNPWHGKIKVREELKWLTKYGGVGDAK; encoded by the coding sequence ATGCGCACATCAATTCTTGTCCTCGGGTCACTCCTGGCGTCAGTCCTGCTGTTCGGGCAGGACGCAAAACCAAAGCTCACGTTCGATGAATTCTTCAATTCGGTCAGCTTTAATTCGGTCAGAGTATCTCCGGATGGCAACGCGGTTGCCTTCGAAACCGACAAAGCCGACTGGGACCAGCAGATCTACCGATCCGAATTGTGGCTCTACCGCATCAACGGCAACGGAGGCACGCTGATCCAGTTGACGCAGTCCGGTCATGACAGCTCGCCGCAATGGTCTCCCGACGGCCAGTGGATCGCGTTTGTCTCCGAGCGAAAGATCGGTGGCGGGAAAGACGCTGAGGGCGACGACAAAGAAAAAGAAATTTCGCAGTTGTATTTGATTTCGCCCAATGGCGGCGAATCATTTGCAGTCACGTCCAGCGAAGAGGAAGTGCACGCGTTTGCCTGGGCGCCGGACTCGAAAGCCATTTACTTCTCCACCCGAGAACCGTGGACGAAGGATCAGACTGACGCGCACAAGAAGGATTGGAAGGACGTCGTTCGCTATCGGGGTGACGAACGCGGTGATGTGATCTTCCGCATTGGTATCGAGGAAGCCCTGGCTCGCCACGCCGCGCTCGGCGTCAAAGAGACGAAAGACAGCGACAAAGACTCCGGCGCAACGCCGGGAGCGGTAGTGGTGGCACGATCACCATGGCGAACCGGCCAGATCGTGATCGCTCGGGACGGAAGCAAGCTGGCATTTCTTGGAACGTCAGTCTCGGAGCGAAACGAAAAGGTTGAAGACTACGAAATCTATCTGGTCAACCTGGGCGGCAACGGGGAGACGACGCCCAGTCGATTGACGCACAACGAATCGGTTGAGACGAGTCTGGATTGGGCGGCAGACAGCAGGCATCTGTTTTTCCACTCCTCTCTGGGCGCCGTCGAGGGAAAGTATCAGGATCCTCAGCCGCGCCTTTATTGGGTGGATAGTGCGTCCGGCGAGGTCCAACGCTGGTTTGGCGACTACAAAGGCGAGGTTGTGCAATATACGCCGATGCCCGACGGATCCGTCCTCTGTGCATGCCGCATCGGAACGGAAGTGCAGTTGCAATCGCAAGCAAATCCGAAAGCAGCGATTGTGAAGCGCGACGGATGGGCTGGCACATACGGCGATCCCGCTACGGCGCGCCAATCGCAGCGCATTGCATTTTTGTACTCGGCAATTGAGCGTCCGACGGAAGTGTATGTCGCGGATGGTCCCGACAAACTGGCGCAGGCTCGTCCCATTACCGCGTTCAACAAACTGTTTACCGAGCGCGACCTGCCGAAAGCGAAGCCGTATCGTTGGACCTCGGACGATGGTACGCAGATCGAAGGCATGTTGATGTATCCGCCGGGCAAGTTCGAAGCGAAGAACCTGCCGATGTTCACGTTAATTCATGGCGGACCGCAGGATGCCGACGGCAATCATTTTGAAGCCGACTGGTATCAATGGGATCGCCTGGCGGCGACGCAAGGATGGCTGGTATTTGAACCCAACTATCGCGGATCAACCGGCTATGGCGATAAGTTCGCGTTGGATATTTCGCCGGAAATCGTTTCGAAGCCAGGCCGCGATATATTGACCGGTGTCGATGCGCTGGTGAAAGACGGCATCGCCGATGCAAACCGTCTGGCCGTCGGCGGCTACAGCTACGGCGGGTACGTGACGAACTGGCTGATCACGCAGACCACGCGTTTCAAAGCCGCGGTGACTGGCGCCGGAGCCGTCGAACACGTCGCAAACTGGGGCAATGACGACACCGGGTTTGACGACGTCTGGTACTTAGGGGGACACGCGTGGGAAGTCCCTGACCGCTACCGCAGCGAAGCCGCGATCTATCTGATCGACAAAGTCCGGACGCCCACGCACATGGTGGGTGGCTCGGACGATATCCGCGTCGCAGTGTCGGAGAATTATCTGCTTGATCGTGCCTTGCACGAACTCAATGTCCCCAGTGACCTGTTGATCTTCCCCGGCGAGGGCCATAGCCTCAGCAAGAATCCCTGGCACGGCAAAATCAAGGTGCGGGAAGAACTGAAGTGGCTGACGAAGTACGGCGGCGTGGGCGACGCGAAATAG